AGCCCGCCATCAACCCCACCACCGCCGGCATCGGGTTGGCCTTCATCGCATAGTGCAGCTTCACCCCAGCCGGCAGCAAAACGCGCAAGGCCCGCACCCGCTCGGCCAGCAGGTTGCGGTCATAGGCATAGAAGGGCGTCTGCCCGACTCGGGCAGCCAGTGTCGTGAGTTTGTGCCCCCCGATCAGCAATTCACCGTCCCGGACCGGGAATTGCTGCATGGGCGCATGGACGGGCGCTCGGCGTGGCGCGCTGCTCGTGTCTGTCATGTTCGGACTCAGGTATTGCGCTCGACCCAAGCGGTGGCGAGCAGCTTGCGATCGATCTTGCCATTGGGATTGCGCGGCAGCGGCCCCGACTGCGCCTCGATGCCAGCCGGCACCATATAGGCCGGCATGCGCTTGCGGCACTCTGCCTGCAAGGCGGCGAGATCCAGCCCTTCGGCACCTGCCGGCGCGGTGGCAATCACCTGCACGCTCTGCCCCAGGCTGGCGTGATCCACACCGAAGGCCACGCACTCTCCCACCAACTGGGTGGCGTACAGGATTTCCTCGACTTCGGTCGGGCTGATGCGATAGCCCGATGTCTTGATCATCTCGTCGCGACGACCGATGAAGTACAGATAGCCTTCGGCATCGCGCCTCACGTTGTCGCCTGAGTACACCGCGTATTCGGGCAACTGCAGGCCCGCCTCGCGCCCGCCCAGCCCCGCGGGCAGCAATCGATAGCGCTCTGCGGTTTTCTCCGCATCGTTCCAATAGCCGAGGCCCACCAGCGCACCGCGATGCACCAGCTCGCCAGGCTCATCGGCCGCGCACTCGCTGCCGTCCTCGCGCAGCACCAGAATCTCGGCGTTGGGAATGGCGCGGCCAATCGAGTCAGGCCGGCGATCCACCTGATCGGGCGGCAGATAGGTGGAGCGGAAGGCTTCGGTCAAGCCATACATCAGATAGGGCTTGGCGGCCGGAGCACGCTTGCGCAGGGCATCCAGGGTTTCACGCGGCATGCGCCCGCCGGTATTCGCAAAGTAGCGCAGACGTTCATTGATGGCGGCAGGCCACTCCAGTTGCGTCAGCTGGATATAGAGCGGCGGGACCGCCGTGATGCCGGTGACACCCTCGCGCGCCATCGCATTCAACACATCGCGCGGGAACAGATAATTCAGCAATACCACGCGCGCCCCGCTATGAAAGGCGGTCGTGAGCTGGCTGAAACCAGCATCGAAGGACAGCGGCAGTGCCGCCAGCAGCACATCGTCGGGGCCGTTCTCCAGATAGCTCGCCACGCTCTTCGCGCCTGCCACCATATTGCGGTGCGAAAGCACGACGCCCTTAGGACGCCCGGTACTGCCGGAGGTATAGAGGATAGCCACCATATCGCTATCAATCACGCGATGGCCGGCGCGCTTTGGGGCCTGCAGCAGGGAACGCCAGTGCAGTACGGCGGAGCCGCCATCCCCGCCGGGCGCCTGCGTCTCGGCCTGGTCTTCCGTCAGCACGACATGGCGCAACTCGGGGCATTCGGACAGGGTTTCGCGCAGCAACACATAGCGCTCAGGTGAGGTCACCAGCACACGCACGCCGCAATCTCGCAGGATGAAGCCGACCTGCTCGGCCTTGAGCAAGGGGTTGAGCGGCACGAACACACCGCCAGCCGCAGGCGCAGCAAAACTCGCGGCAACCGTCTCGAAACGCTTCTCGAGGTAGATGCCAACCCGCTCGCCACGCTGCAAGCCCAGTTCAAGCAGGCCATTGGCCACGCCCTGGATCAGCGCCCACAACTCGCCATAGGTCTGGGTCTGCTTGCCGTAGCTGAGCGCCGGCGCCTGCGGGTTCATGGTGGCCTGACGCAAGGGCAGTTCATGCAAAAGCTGGGCGTCGGCAAGCGGCGTCACACGATCAACTGTCATGAAACTCGAAGTTTGGTTAGGGCTGCGCCGCAAGCAATCGGCATCAAGGGCATTCAAATGGATTTCCGGGCGCCGGCAAAGTAGAAAAAGTATCGCACGCAGAATATCGGGGCAAAGCGCGCGGCGTCCCCTGTTTGAAGCTGCCTCGAAGAAGCTCGAGAGGGTAATTGCAAATCACGTGAGATATTCATCGGCCTCACCCTCGGTCTAAGGGGGGCGAAACCTGCGGAGTGCGGAAACTGGCCAGTTAAGATCCCGCCTTCACTCGAGCCGCCCTCAAGCCTGGCACAAACCCGACCCATGAATACCGACAAGCAAGTGTTGCGCATCCTCGACGAGGTCCTCAGCCTGAACGGCCGCAGCAACGGATTCGACCGCGACACGCCGCTCCTGGGTGCGATCCCGGAGTTGGACTCGATGGCCGTGGTGAGCCTGATCACAAGTTTCGAAGAACAGCTGGGCATCATGGTCGGCGACGACGAGATCGATGGCGCGACCTTCGCCACCGTTGGCTCGCTGGTCGACTTCGTCGACGAGAAACTGCGCGGCTGAGTCCGCGGCCCGCTTCGCCGGATGTCTGCGCCCCACGCCCTGTTTCTGGACACCCCCGATGGCCGCGGCCAGCGCTTTGCGCTGTACCACGAGCCACAGGGCAGTTGCCTGGGTCGCGTTCTCTATTTGCACCCGTTCGCCGAAGAGATGAACAAGTCGCGGCGCATGGTGGCGCTGCAGGCACGCCAATTCGCCGCGGCCGGCTATGCGGTTCTGCAGATCGATCTGTTGGGCTGCGGTGACAGCAGCGGCGACTTTGCTGACGCCAGCTGGGACGACTGGATCGCCGACGGTCTGCTGGGTCTGCAATGGCTGACCGCGCGCCACGCGGCTGCGCCGCTGTGGCTATGGGGTTTGCGCGTCGGCGCGCTGCTCGCCGGGGCATTGAGCCAGCACATTGCCGAACCGCAGCGCTTACTGCTGTGGCAACCGGTCTTGCAAGGCCGCATGGCCTTGCAACAATTCCTGCGGCTCAAGCTGGCCGCGGATCTGGGGGGAGGCGCGGGCAAGGCCGTCATGGAGCAGCTCAGGGCCGACCTGGACCAGGGCCGTGCCGTGGACATTGCCGGCTACCGCCTGCCCGCCGCTCTGGCCAGCGGCATGGCGGGCGCGCAACTGGCACCGCAGCCGAATTGGCACGAGGTGCACTGGCTGGAACTGAGCACACGCGACGCGCCCGAGCTGCTGCCCGTGTCTGACGCCACCACGGCCGCCTGGCGTGAGGCGGGCCTGCCGGTGCTCGCGCATGCGCTGCATGGCCCAGCCTTCTGGCAGTCGACCGAAATCGAGACGGCACCGGCGCTGCTGGACGCGAGCCTGACCGCCTTGCGGAGGCCGCAATGAATGCGCTGCCTTACCGGGAGCGCGTGCTGCCCGTTGCCTGCGAGAGCGAGCCACTGCTGGCGGTATTGACCGAACCTGCTGCCGCTCAATCGCCCGCCATTGGCGTGCTGATCGTCGTTGGTGGCCCACAGTATCGGGTTGGCAGCCACCGCCAATTCGTGTTGCTGGCGCGTGAACTGGCGCGCGCCGGCCATGCCTGCTTGCGCTTTGACGTACGCGGCATGGGCGATGCCGGCGGAGAGATGCGCAGCTTCGAAGCCCTGGACGCCGACATTCATGCGGCATTGCAGGCCTGGCGCGCCGATGCCGGGGCGCCAGGCAAGCTGGTTCTGTGGGGGCTTTGCGACGGCGCCTCAGCGGCCCTGCTCTACCTCCATGCGCAGCAAAGCAGGGGCCTGTCCGGCGATGCGGTGCAAGGGCTCTGCCTGCTCAACCCCTGGGTACGCTCGGCCGAAGGCCAGGCGCGCGCCCAGGTCAAACACTACTACTGGGATCGGCTGCGCCAACGCGGCTTCTGGACCAAACTGCTCAGCGGCAAGGTAGCCCTCTCCGCACTCTCCGGTCTGCTACGGGCACTGCGTCAGGCGCGTCAGACCAGCCCCGCCGCGCCCAGTGCTTACCAGGCCCGCATGGCAAACGGCTTGCAGCAGTTCGCTGGCCCCACGCTATTGCTTCTGAGCGAGCACGACTACACCGCCAAGGAATTCCAGGACCACTGCAGCCATTCGCCACAATGGCAGGAACTGCTGCGCCGCCCGCAGATCCAGCAATCGCTGCTGAATGGAGCCGACCACACGCTCTCGTCGCGCGCCGCCGAGCAGCAGATGTTCGACCTTTTGCTCGCCTGGCTGGAGCGGCTGCCATGAGCGTTGCAGAACCGCGTTTCCTGCGATTTGATCCCAGCGCCTGCGGCTTTCCGTCCGCCCAGGTTCCCCCCTTGCCCAAGCCGAGGCTGGGCGCACTGCGATGGCGGGCCAACCCGTCGCCATCGGCGGCAGGCTGGGCCAGCTTCGCCCTCGGCCGCTACGCTCTGCATGCGGCCTTCGAAGCGGCCGGCGTGGGCCGCCAAGGCGCCTTGCTGGCGCCTGCCTACCATTGCCGCACGATGCTGGATCCGGCACTGGCTCTGCGCGCCGAGATTTCGCTCTATCCCCTGGACGAGGCCCTGCAGCCCGACGTGGCAGCGCTGGCAGCACGCTTGCAGCAGCCCGGGCAGCCGGTGGCGGCCGTGTTGGTAAGTCACTTCTTCGGCCGCCTGCAAGCGCCGGCGCTGATGGGCGAGATCGCCGCCCTGTGCCAGGCCCACGGGGCCCGGCTGATCGAGGACCGCGCACATTGCCTCACCTTGGATGCACTGGACCAACCAAGCCCAGCGGACTTTGTCGTCTGCAGTCCCTATAAATTCGTCGGCTCGCTGGACGGCGGCATGCTGCGATGTTCGCCGCGTGCGCAAGCGCCTGCCCGACAGAGCGCAGCGCCCGTCCGGGCCGAGCTGCGCGGCTGGCTGCATGCATTGCGCGCCCTGGCATCAAGCCCTGCCGCCCCGCCCATTCAATCGCCATGTGGTGCTGCGTTGCCACCTGCCGGCAGCCATTTGAACGAAGTCAGCCTGGGCCCATCGGGCCACTACCAGCAGCACCTGCAGGCACGGCAAGGATTGAGCAGTTCACGTTGGCTCGCACGTCACACGCGACTGGATTCGCTGGCCGCAGCGCGGCTCAAGCGCTATCACCAGTGGCACGCGCATGTGCAGTCCCTGTCCGGCTGTCGGCCGCTCTACCCGACATGGCAGGAACAGGACGTGCCCTATATGTTCCCGCTGCTGATCGATGCGGCCTACCCGCTGTTCCATAGACTGAAGCAGTGCGGCGTCCCGATATGGCGCTGGGACGAGCTGTTGCAATCGCCCTGCGACACCGCCACGCGCTACCGCGAACACCTGCTGCACCTGCCCTGCCATCAAGACCTCAGCGAGAGTCAGATGGGCTGGATGATGGGGCAGCTGGGCGAGGCCTGCCATTTGGCGACCCGCCAGCGGGGCACGGCATGAGAGGCGGCTGGCGCCTACATCGCCTTGGTGACCGCAGCCTGGGCACCTTCAGCCAGGAATGGGCTGAATTGAATTGCCGCAGTTTCGGCGATCACCCCTTGCTGACCGCAAGCTTTATCGAGGGCCTGCTGCGCCACTTCGGCAGCGGCCGCGAGCACTTGGCGATCTACCGCGACACCAATGGCGTTGCGCTCGCCATGTGCCTGCTGCTGGCGCAGAGTCGTCTGATATGGACCTCGTTCCAGCCCAGCCAGGCGCAGCTGGGCCCGACCATGATCACCGACCATGGTTTGCTGGACAGTCTGCCGCGCGCCCTCCCGTGGCCGGCGCTGCAACTCGACCT
This portion of the Paucibacter sediminis genome encodes:
- a CDS encoding acyl-CoA ligase (AMP-forming), exosortase A system-associated gives rise to the protein MTVDRVTPLADAQLLHELPLRQATMNPQAPALSYGKQTQTYGELWALIQGVANGLLELGLQRGERVGIYLEKRFETVAASFAAPAAGGVFVPLNPLLKAEQVGFILRDCGVRVLVTSPERYVLLRETLSECPELRHVVLTEDQAETQAPGGDGGSAVLHWRSLLQAPKRAGHRVIDSDMVAILYTSGSTGRPKGVVLSHRNMVAGAKSVASYLENGPDDVLLAALPLSFDAGFSQLTTAFHSGARVVLLNYLFPRDVLNAMAREGVTGITAVPPLYIQLTQLEWPAAINERLRYFANTGGRMPRETLDALRKRAPAAKPYLMYGLTEAFRSTYLPPDQVDRRPDSIGRAIPNAEILVLREDGSECAADEPGELVHRGALVGLGYWNDAEKTAERYRLLPAGLGGREAGLQLPEYAVYSGDNVRRDAEGYLYFIGRRDEMIKTSGYRISPTEVEEILYATQLVGECVAFGVDHASLGQSVQVIATAPAGAEGLDLAALQAECRKRMPAYMVPAGIEAQSGPLPRNPNGKIDRKLLATAWVERNT
- a CDS encoding phosphopantetheine-binding protein, translating into MNTDKQVLRILDEVLSLNGRSNGFDRDTPLLGAIPELDSMAVVSLITSFEEQLGIMVGDDEIDGATFATVGSLVDFVDEKLRG
- a CDS encoding hydrolase 2, exosortase A system-associated is translated as MSAPHALFLDTPDGRGQRFALYHEPQGSCLGRVLYLHPFAEEMNKSRRMVALQARQFAAAGYAVLQIDLLGCGDSSGDFADASWDDWIADGLLGLQWLTARHAAAPLWLWGLRVGALLAGALSQHIAEPQRLLLWQPVLQGRMALQQFLRLKLAADLGGGAGKAVMEQLRADLDQGRAVDIAGYRLPAALASGMAGAQLAPQPNWHEVHWLELSTRDAPELLPVSDATTAAWREAGLPVLAHALHGPAFWQSTEIETAPALLDASLTALRRPQ
- a CDS encoding hydrolase 1, exosortase A system-associated, which produces MNALPYRERVLPVACESEPLLAVLTEPAAAQSPAIGVLIVVGGPQYRVGSHRQFVLLARELARAGHACLRFDVRGMGDAGGEMRSFEALDADIHAALQAWRADAGAPGKLVLWGLCDGASAALLYLHAQQSRGLSGDAVQGLCLLNPWVRSAEGQARAQVKHYYWDRLRQRGFWTKLLSGKVALSALSGLLRALRQARQTSPAAPSAYQARMANGLQQFAGPTLLLLSEHDYTAKEFQDHCSHSPQWQELLRRPQIQQSLLNGADHTLSSRAAEQQMFDLLLAWLERLP
- a CDS encoding DegT/DnrJ/EryC1/StrS family aminotransferase; this translates as MSVAEPRFLRFDPSACGFPSAQVPPLPKPRLGALRWRANPSPSAAGWASFALGRYALHAAFEAAGVGRQGALLAPAYHCRTMLDPALALRAEISLYPLDEALQPDVAALAARLQQPGQPVAAVLVSHFFGRLQAPALMGEIAALCQAHGARLIEDRAHCLTLDALDQPSPADFVVCSPYKFVGSLDGGMLRCSPRAQAPARQSAAPVRAELRGWLHALRALASSPAAPPIQSPCGAALPPAGSHLNEVSLGPSGHYQQHLQARQGLSSSRWLARHTRLDSLAAARLKRYHQWHAHVQSLSGCRPLYPTWQEQDVPYMFPLLIDAAYPLFHRLKQCGVPIWRWDELLQSPCDTATRYREHLLHLPCHQDLSESQMGWMMGQLGEACHLATRQRGTA